One window of the Paraburkholderia sp. PGU19 genome contains the following:
- a CDS encoding GDP-mannose mannosyl hydrolase, translating to MAATCADYLEAGDFLQVVKMTPLVSIDLIVSDYAGRVLVGHRRNRPALGTWFVPGGRICKNERLDAAFTRIVDAELGISGMERAAARFGGLFEHLYKDNFAGADKITTHYVVIAYFLTLENTTSVGRFDQHSRYIWLTPEALLARDDVHENTKAYFR from the coding sequence ATGGCCGCCACGTGTGCCGATTATCTCGAAGCAGGCGATTTTCTCCAGGTCGTCAAGATGACACCGCTCGTGTCGATCGACCTGATCGTGTCCGACTACGCGGGGCGAGTGCTCGTCGGGCATCGGCGTAATCGCCCGGCGCTCGGGACGTGGTTCGTGCCGGGCGGGCGCATCTGCAAGAACGAAAGGCTCGATGCGGCGTTCACACGCATCGTCGACGCGGAACTCGGCATCTCGGGGATGGAGCGCGCGGCTGCGCGTTTCGGCGGCCTGTTCGAACACCTTTATAAAGACAACTTCGCCGGCGCGGACAAGATCACGACGCACTACGTCGTGATCGCGTATTTCCTGACGCTCGAGAACACGACGTCTGTTGGGCGCTTCGACCAGCACAGCCGCTATATCTGGCTCACGCCTGAAGCGCTGCTTGCGCGCGACGACGTGCACGAAAACACCAAGGCGTATTTCCGCTGA
- the galU gene encoding UTP--glucose-1-phosphate uridylyltransferase GalU gives MLSIRKAVFPVAGLGTRFLPATKASPKEMLPVVDKPLIQYAVEEAIAAGITEMIFVTGRSKRAIEDHFDKSYEVECELLARGKLALLELVQNIKPSHVECCYVRQPEPLGLGHAVLCAEKLVGDEPFAVMLADDLLDGAPPVLSQMVSLFNHYHCSIVGVEEIGKQESRSYGVIDGKRWDDRLFKMSDIVEKPAPEDAPSNLGVVGRYVLMPAIFDHLRRQTAGAGGEIQLTDAIQSLLGSEQALAYQYHGKRFDCGSKLGYLKATVEFALRHPEVKHAFDAYLRGRMQGVTGTNGEGAQEELAELLSRV, from the coding sequence ATGCTCAGCATACGCAAGGCAGTGTTCCCCGTGGCCGGTCTCGGCACCCGATTTCTCCCCGCGACGAAGGCGAGCCCGAAAGAAATGCTGCCCGTCGTAGACAAGCCGCTGATCCAGTACGCGGTCGAAGAGGCGATCGCGGCGGGCATCACCGAGATGATCTTCGTCACGGGGCGCAGCAAGCGCGCGATCGAAGACCATTTCGACAAGTCCTACGAGGTCGAGTGCGAGCTGCTCGCGCGCGGCAAGCTCGCGCTGCTGGAACTGGTGCAGAACATCAAGCCGAGCCATGTCGAATGCTGCTATGTGCGCCAGCCGGAGCCGCTTGGGCTCGGTCATGCGGTGCTGTGCGCGGAAAAGCTGGTCGGCGACGAGCCGTTCGCCGTGATGCTCGCCGACGACCTGCTCGACGGCGCGCCGCCCGTTCTGTCGCAAATGGTGAGCCTGTTCAATCACTATCATTGCTCGATTGTCGGTGTCGAAGAGATCGGCAAGCAGGAATCGCGCTCGTATGGCGTGATCGACGGCAAGCGCTGGGACGATCGGCTCTTCAAGATGTCGGACATCGTCGAAAAGCCCGCGCCGGAGGATGCGCCGTCGAATCTCGGCGTCGTGGGCCGCTATGTGCTGATGCCCGCGATCTTCGATCATCTGCGCCGCCAGACTGCCGGTGCGGGCGGCGAGATCCAGCTGACGGATGCAATCCAGTCGCTGCTCGGCTCGGAGCAGGCGCTCGCGTACCAGTACCACGGCAAGCGTTTCGACTGCGGCAGCAAGCTCGGCTACCTGAAGGCGACGGTCGAGTTCGCGTTGCGCCATCCCGAAGTGAAACATGCGTTCGATGCCTATCTGCGGGGTCGCATGCAGGGCGTAACCGGCACGAACGGCGAGGGCGCGCAGGAAGAGCTGGCGGAACTGTTGAGCCGGGTCTGA
- a CDS encoding helix-turn-helix domain-containing protein — protein MDSTSSSAVVNVGHMVKRIGILVFERFPLSDVCLLADAFRLANEAQADQSGPEGAGIKPSYSIVMLSEMGGSVVSSCSLRVWTESLNGPLLNGFDTLFIVGGPGASRAKANERLIRRLRAIAPKIRVVKALDEGLGVLAAADLAFERRGWRSMSGATDDSGKPVAPVVNDTQWHIEPGASIDVDAPVRSIAAALTVIKRDHGTPIARLVSERALSGTSRRLDAILDDDEKKGITRKITTAAHWIRENYTRHISVAEAAEVAKMSERNFLRRFKAQVGLTPSEYLLRARLDASCLLLTETDMSIDGIARRCGVRSGDGLAKIFRKRLSISPTDYRAAHRHNMSKS, from the coding sequence ATGGATTCAACCTCGTCGAGCGCAGTCGTCAATGTCGGGCACATGGTCAAACGTATCGGCATTCTCGTTTTTGAACGATTTCCGCTGAGCGACGTGTGTCTGCTCGCTGACGCATTCCGACTCGCCAACGAAGCACAGGCCGATCAATCCGGCCCCGAGGGCGCGGGTATCAAACCCTCCTATTCGATCGTGATGCTGTCCGAAATGGGTGGCAGCGTCGTCAGCAGCTGTTCGCTGCGCGTGTGGACGGAAAGCCTCAATGGACCGCTCCTGAATGGCTTCGATACGCTGTTCATCGTCGGCGGCCCGGGCGCTTCGCGCGCGAAGGCGAACGAGCGGCTGATCCGGCGGCTGCGCGCGATCGCGCCGAAAATCCGCGTCGTCAAGGCGCTCGACGAAGGCCTGGGCGTGCTCGCTGCCGCCGATCTCGCCTTCGAGCGGCGTGGCTGGCGCAGCATGTCGGGTGCAACCGACGACTCAGGCAAACCCGTCGCCCCCGTCGTGAACGACACTCAATGGCACATCGAGCCCGGCGCCTCGATCGACGTCGACGCACCCGTGCGTTCGATCGCAGCCGCGCTCACGGTCATCAAGCGCGATCACGGCACGCCGATCGCGAGGCTCGTTTCGGAGCGCGCGCTGTCGGGCACGTCGCGGCGCCTCGATGCGATTCTCGACGACGACGAAAAAAAGGGCATCACCCGCAAGATCACGACGGCCGCGCACTGGATCCGCGAGAACTACACGCGTCACATTTCCGTGGCGGAAGCCGCCGAAGTCGCGAAGATGAGCGAGCGCAATTTCCTGCGGCGCTTCAAGGCGCAAGTGGGGCTCACGCCGTCGGAATACCTGCTGCGCGCGCGGCTCGACGCGAGTTGCCTGCTGCTGACGGAGACCGACATGTCGATCGACGGGATCGCGCGACGCTGCGGCGTGCGTAGCGGCGACGGACTCGCGAAGATCTTCCGCAAGCGCCTGTCCATTTCCCCGACCGACTATCGCGCGGCACACCGGCACAACATGTCGAAGAGCTGA